TGCCGGCTGCCCAGCCCTCGGGCAGACGCGCTCGTGACCTGGGCAGTGTGCGCAGAATCCAGGCAGAACGCGGCGCGGCGCGCGTGGCATCGTCCTTGCTGTCCGGAACCTCAAACGTCCTTCACCCAAGTGAGGAGGGAGATCCCACATGCTTGCGATTTTGGAACGAAGCAGGGCGACGAAGCTCGCCGCGGGGGCGGCGCTCGGGTTGGCCCTTCCCCTGATCCTGTCCGGCACGGCCTGGGCCGACGACGCGCCGAAGGTGATCGACTCGGGCGACACCGCCTGGGTGCTCGCCGCGACCGCGCTCGTGCTGCTCATGACCCTGCCGGGCCTCGCGCTCTTCTACGGCGGCCTGGTCCGCGCGAAGAACGTGTTGAACGTCTTCATGCAGTGTTTCATCGCGGCGGGCGCGATCGGGATCCTCTGGATCGTGGTCGGCTACAGCATCGCCTTCTCGAGCGGCGGCGGCGACTTCTTCGGGAACCTCGACAAGATGTTCATGAACGGAGTCACTCTGGACTCGATGACGGCGAACTTCGCCACGCCGCCGCGTCAGATCCCCGAGTACGCGTTCGTGATGTTCCAGGCGATGTTCGCGATCATCACTCCGGCGCTGATCCTGGGCGCCGTGGCCGAGCGCATGAAGTTCTCGGCCTTCCTCGCGTTCATCAGCATCTGGCTGCTGGTGGTGTACTGCCCGCTCGCTTACATGGTCTGGGGCGGCGGCTGGATCTTCAAGTCGGGCGCGATCGACTTCGCGGGCGGCATGGTGGTCCACATGTCGAGCGGCACTTCCGCGCTGGTCGCGGCGCTCATGGTCGGCAAGCGGCAGGGCTTCGGGCGTGACCCGATGCCGCCGCACAGCCTGCCGCTGTGTCTGATCGGCGCCGGCCTGCTCTGGGTCGGCTGGTTCGGGTTCAACGCCGGCAGCGCGCTGTCCGCGAGCCCGCTCGCCGCGCTGGCCTTCATGAACACCAGCACGGCGACTTCGGCCGCGCTCATGACCTGGGTGCTGATCGAGTGGATCCACCGCGGCAAGCCCACGGCGCTCGGCGCCGCGACTGCTGCCGTGGCCGGCCTCGTGGCCATCACGCCGGCGTGCGGCAACGTGACTCCGATCGGCTCGATCGAGGTGGGCATCGGCGTCTCGGTGATCTGCTACGCCGCGGTCACCTTCCTCAAGCCCCTCGGCGGCTACGACGACTCACTCGACGCGTTCGGCGTGCACGGCGTCGGCGGCGCCTGGGGCGCACTGGCCTCGGGCCTGTTCGCGGCCACCTACGGCGCTCCGGCCGAGGGCTCGATCACGAGCAACGCGCAGCAGGTGATGATCCAACTCAAGGGCATCGGCTTCACGGCGGTCTTCGCGCCTGCGATGTCGTTCGCAATTCTGCTCGGGCTGAAGCTTGTGTTCGGCTCCCTGCGCGTGAGCAACGAAGAGGAGTTCGAAGGCCTCGACGTCTCGGCGCACAGCGAGAGCGCATACTCGATGACGAGCGGATCCAGCATGGGCGGCGGCCACGGCGGCCACGGGGCGGAGGGCTCCGCGGCGCTCGCGACCGCGCACCAGCACCACTGATCGAAGGATCGAAGGGGCGGGAGACTCGAAACATGAAAATGATCAAGGCGGTCATCAAGCCGTTCAAGCTCGACGAGGTCCGCGACGCGCTGACTGCGGCCGGAGTCGAGGGAATGACGGTCTCGGAGGTGCGCGGCTTCGGGCGGCAGAAGGGCCACACGGAGCTGTACCGCGGTGCGGAGTATGTCGTCGACATGCTGCCCAAGATCGAGGTCGAAGTGGTGGTCTCCGACGGACGCGCAGACGCGGTCGTCGAGGCCATCCGCAAGGCCGCGAATACCGGGCGCATCGGCGACGGAAAGATCTTCGTGACTCCGGTGCTCGACGCGATTCGCATCCGCACGGGCGAACGCGGCGAGGAGGCCTTGTAAGTGAGGCCCGTCGTGCGGCTCGCCGAGCCGAGCGACGCAGCGGGCGTTCAGGCGATCTACGCCCCGATCGTCCGCGACACTGCAATCTCGTTCGAAGTCGATCCGCCGAGCATCGAGGAGATGTCTCGGCGGATCGCTTCGACGTTGCAGAGCTACCCGTACCTCGTGTGCGACGACGACGGCGAGATTCTCGGCTACGTGTACGGAGGGCGGCACCGGGAGCGCGGCGCCTACCGCTGGTCGGTCGACGTGACGGTCTACATCCACGAGCGCGCGCGGCGGCGGGGCGTGGGTCACGCGCTCTACTCCACGCTGTTGCCCTTGCTCGCGCTCCAGGGCTTCCACCGCGCATACGCGGGAATCACCCTGCCCAACGCGGGCAGCGTGGGCCTGCACGAGGCGCAGGGCTTCACGCCGGTGGGTGTGTATCCCGCCGTGGGCTTCAAGCTCGGTGAGTGGCACGACGTGGGCTGGTGGCAGCTCGCGCTGCGCCCGCCCGCGCGCAACCCCGCGGAGCCCTACGGGCTCGATCGGGCCATGCGCCACCCCGAGTGGAAGATCGTGCTCGAGGACGGCCAGCGGCTCTTGGATCGGCGCGCCGGGCAGGCTCAGAGCTCTTCGAAGCCGACGTAGCTCTCGGCGAACGCGGCGGCTGCCGCGCGCGAGTGACTGAGGAGCTCGAGCTGTGCGCGCTGGAGCTGCGTGCGCAGCGCGAGCTCGGGCG
This genomic interval from Myxococcota bacterium contains the following:
- a CDS encoding ammonium transporter produces the protein MALPLILSGTAWADDAPKVIDSGDTAWVLAATALVLLMTLPGLALFYGGLVRAKNVLNVFMQCFIAAGAIGILWIVVGYSIAFSSGGGDFFGNLDKMFMNGVTLDSMTANFATPPRQIPEYAFVMFQAMFAIITPALILGAVAERMKFSAFLAFISIWLLVVYCPLAYMVWGGGWIFKSGAIDFAGGMVVHMSSGTSALVAALMVGKRQGFGRDPMPPHSLPLCLIGAGLLWVGWFGFNAGSALSASPLAALAFMNTSTATSAALMTWVLIEWIHRGKPTALGAATAAVAGLVAITPACGNVTPIGSIEVGIGVSVICYAAVTFLKPLGGYDDSLDAFGVHGVGGAWGALASGLFAATYGAPAEGSITSNAQQVMIQLKGIGFTAVFAPAMSFAILLGLKLVFGSLRVSNEEEFEGLDVSAHSESAYSMTSGSSMGGGHGGHGAEGSAALATAHQHH
- a CDS encoding P-II family nitrogen regulator, translated to MKMIKAVIKPFKLDEVRDALTAAGVEGMTVSEVRGFGRQKGHTELYRGAEYVVDMLPKIEVEVVVSDGRADAVVEAIRKAANTGRIGDGKIFVTPVLDAIRIRTGERGEEAL
- a CDS encoding arsinothricin resistance N-acetyltransferase ArsN1 family B, whose translation is MRPVVRLAEPSDAAGVQAIYAPIVRDTAISFEVDPPSIEEMSRRIASTLQSYPYLVCDDDGEILGYVYGGRHRERGAYRWSVDVTVYIHERARRRGVGHALYSTLLPLLALQGFHRAYAGITLPNAGSVGLHEAQGFTPVGVYPAVGFKLGEWHDVGWWQLALRPPARNPAEPYGLDRAMRHPEWKIVLEDGQRLLDRRAGQAQSSSKPT